One Streptomyces sp. NBC_00223 genomic window carries:
- a CDS encoding Uma2 family endonuclease → MADLYRLDLPPHTQLIDGSLVFPCPQQVFHSVGGCLVERGLRDGLPDHLRVRRQMCVVIDDRNVPEPDVIVVRAGSVRGPGQTLYDAANVLLAVEVVSPESESRDRDTKPHKYAAAGIAHYWRVERADAKDRRLVVYVYELDPASRVYALTGIHRGQLKVEVPYPISVDLTEIDHL, encoded by the coding sequence CTGGCCGACCTGTACCGGCTCGACCTGCCGCCGCATACACAACTGATCGACGGCAGCCTCGTGTTCCCCTGTCCGCAGCAGGTGTTCCACTCCGTCGGCGGGTGTCTTGTCGAGCGCGGGCTGCGCGACGGCCTGCCGGACCACCTGCGCGTGCGTCGGCAGATGTGCGTCGTGATCGACGACCGCAACGTGCCCGAGCCGGACGTGATCGTCGTCAGGGCGGGTTCGGTCCGCGGCCCCGGTCAGACGCTGTACGACGCCGCGAATGTGCTGCTCGCCGTTGAGGTGGTGTCGCCGGAGTCGGAGTCACGTGACCGGGACACCAAGCCGCACAAGTACGCGGCGGCGGGCATCGCGCACTACTGGCGGGTGGAGCGGGCGGACGCCAAGGACCGTCGGCTGGTGGTCTATGTGTACGAGCTGGACCCGGCGAGCAGGGTGTACGCGCTCACCGGGATCCATCGGGGACAGCTCAAGGTCGAGGTGCCGTACCCGATCTCCGTCGATCTGACGGAGATCGATCACCTCTGA
- a CDS encoding inositol monophosphatase family protein, whose translation MTDAYASPEDVEVATAAAQAGAEVVRELYGRRLTRIDKGGGDFATEADVAAEKAILGVIRAARPDDAVLGEEGGQRGAADASRQWLVDPLCGTLNYAVGNMLVAVNVALAGGPAAVADPFSGEVFCTDGKAAWVRRDGTDTPLAPTAASRLVDVNLDPPFPSAPAFRATDLLGHPAFVERFRPRVVSTTLALAWVAAGKRAAYVTDGDDFSRSVHFAAGIALCRAAGCVITGINGAPIGPNAHGILAASDPETHATLLALTHPHA comes from the coding sequence ATGACCGACGCATACGCGAGCCCTGAGGACGTCGAGGTCGCGACAGCCGCCGCCCAGGCCGGCGCGGAGGTGGTACGCGAGCTGTACGGGCGGCGGCTCACCCGGATCGACAAGGGCGGCGGCGACTTCGCCACCGAGGCCGATGTGGCGGCCGAGAAGGCGATCCTCGGTGTCATCCGCGCCGCGCGGCCCGATGACGCGGTGCTCGGCGAGGAGGGCGGGCAGCGGGGTGCCGCCGACGCCTCACGCCAGTGGTTGGTCGATCCCCTGTGCGGCACGCTCAACTACGCCGTCGGCAACATGCTCGTGGCCGTGAACGTGGCGCTGGCCGGCGGGCCCGCGGCGGTGGCCGACCCCTTCAGCGGCGAGGTCTTCTGCACGGACGGGAAGGCCGCGTGGGTGCGCCGGGACGGGACGGACACACCGCTGGCGCCGACGGCGGCGTCGCGGCTCGTGGACGTCAACCTGGATCCGCCGTTTCCGAGCGCGCCCGCGTTCCGGGCCACGGACCTGCTGGGGCACCCCGCGTTCGTCGAACGGTTCCGGCCGCGCGTCGTGTCCACGACGCTCGCGCTGGCCTGGGTCGCGGCGGGCAAGCGCGCGGCCTACGTCACCGACGGCGACGACTTCTCCCGAAGCGTGCACTTCGCCGCCGGCATCGCCCTGTGCCGGGCGGCGGGCTGCGTGATCACCGGCATCAACGGCGCCCCCATCGGCCCGAACGCCCACGGCATCCTGGCCGCGTCCGACCCCGAAACCCACGCCACCCTGCTCGCGCTCACCCACCCGCACGCCTAG
- the dnaE gene encoding DNA polymerase III subunit alpha, with the protein MSDSFVHLHNHTQFSLLDGAQKLPILFKKIEEEGMPAVAMSDHGNMFGAYEFFQVAKKTPVKPIIGIEAYLAPESRRYKKPVFWGPGGQRAVGDDGEGSKDVSGGGRFTHMTMWAENPDGLRNLFRLSSLASYEGYYSKPRMDKELISEHAGGIIATTGCPSGEVQTRLRLNQYDEALKAAAEYQDIFGKENYFLELMDHGLDLERNVRENLMRIAKQLGIPPLVTNDSHYVHESESDAHDTLLCIGVGKNKDDPNRFRFNGSGYYIKTAAEMRRLFSELPEGCDNTLLIAERIQPYDEVFSYVDQMPQFDVPEGETQESWLRKECMIGLERRYGTPLPDEVIERFEIEMKVIGPMGFSSYFLVVADICKYARDNGVPVGPGRGSATGSLVAYATRITELDPLEHGLLFERFLNPERISPPDVDLDFDDRQRDRMVRYVTEKYGEEYTAQVNTFGTIKAKAAIKDSSRVLGYPFSMGDRITKALPPDVMGKGIPLDGIFDSGHPRYGEAGEVRQMYENEPDVKKVIDTAKGIEGLVRTTGVHACAVILSKTPLLDLIPLHRRDKDGVIITGFDYPSCEAMGMIKMDFLGLRNLGIIDHAMKVIKDNRGIELTTESIPLDDTKTYELLARGDTLGVFQLDGGPMRQLLKLMEPTRFEDIAAVLALYRPGPMAANAHTNYAHRKNGRQAIEPIHPELKDPLEPILGTTFHLLVYQEQIMAIARQLAGYTLGGADVLRRAMGKKKPAELAAQWQKFHDGMLGNNYSEEAIKALWDVMLPFSGYAFNKSHTAGYGLVSYWTAYLKANYPAEYMAALLTSVDDDKDKAAVYLADARKLGIKVLPPDVNESVADFTAVGEDVRFGLKSVRNVGTSVIESMVQSRKSKGKYASFTDFLQKSEINALNKRAVESLIKAGAFDSLGHTRMGLSAAHDTAIDAIIPVKKAEAYGQDDLFGSLDGGGDAAAPGFGLDVAIGEGEWPRKQLLAIEREMLGLYVSAHPLDGAEHILTRNRDTSIAELLGSGQTQGVVKLSGLITGVERRMTKQGNAWAIVYLSDRDASIEVCFFPASYQLVQHALLEDSVVAVTGRINDRDGSINIAGQELLELDISSAEHGGRPPVQLFMRSHRLNQPAVAELKRILASHPGESPVRVRVRGPQKTTVYELGFLVNHETIASEIKGSFGAESWLGLV; encoded by the coding sequence ATGTCCGACAGCTTCGTCCACCTGCACAATCACACCCAGTTCTCGCTTCTGGACGGTGCCCAGAAGCTGCCCATCCTCTTCAAGAAGATCGAGGAGGAGGGCATGCCCGCGGTCGCGATGAGCGACCACGGAAACATGTTCGGCGCCTACGAGTTCTTCCAGGTGGCGAAGAAGACCCCGGTCAAACCGATCATCGGCATCGAGGCGTATCTCGCCCCCGAGTCGCGGCGCTACAAGAAGCCCGTCTTCTGGGGCCCGGGCGGACAGCGGGCCGTCGGGGACGACGGCGAGGGCAGCAAGGACGTCAGCGGCGGCGGCCGCTTCACCCACATGACGATGTGGGCCGAGAACCCCGACGGGCTGCGCAACCTCTTCCGGCTCTCCTCGCTCGCCTCCTACGAGGGCTACTACAGCAAGCCCCGCATGGACAAGGAGCTGATCTCCGAGCACGCCGGCGGCATCATCGCCACCACCGGCTGCCCCTCGGGCGAGGTGCAGACCCGGCTCCGGCTGAACCAGTACGACGAGGCCCTGAAGGCCGCCGCCGAGTACCAGGACATCTTCGGCAAGGAGAACTACTTCCTTGAGCTGATGGACCACGGCCTGGACCTGGAGCGCAACGTCCGCGAGAACCTGATGCGGATCGCCAAGCAGCTCGGCATCCCCCCGCTGGTCACCAACGACTCGCACTACGTGCACGAGAGCGAGTCCGACGCCCACGACACCCTGCTGTGCATCGGCGTGGGCAAGAACAAGGACGACCCCAACCGCTTCCGGTTCAACGGCTCGGGCTACTACATCAAGACCGCCGCCGAGATGCGCCGGCTCTTCTCCGAACTGCCCGAGGGCTGCGACAACACCCTGCTGATCGCCGAGCGTATCCAGCCGTACGACGAGGTCTTCTCCTACGTCGACCAGATGCCGCAGTTCGACGTCCCCGAGGGCGAGACGCAGGAGTCCTGGCTGCGCAAGGAGTGCATGATCGGCCTGGAGCGGCGCTACGGCACCCCGCTCCCGGACGAGGTGATCGAGCGCTTCGAGATCGAGATGAAGGTCATCGGTCCGATGGGCTTCTCGTCGTACTTCCTCGTGGTCGCCGACATCTGCAAGTACGCGCGCGACAACGGCGTACCCGTCGGCCCCGGCCGCGGCTCGGCGACCGGCTCGCTGGTCGCCTACGCCACCCGTATCACCGAGCTGGACCCGCTGGAGCACGGTCTGCTCTTCGAGCGGTTCCTCAACCCCGAGCGGATCAGCCCCCCCGACGTCGACCTCGACTTCGACGACCGCCAGCGCGACCGGATGGTCCGCTACGTCACCGAGAAGTACGGCGAGGAGTACACCGCCCAGGTCAACACCTTCGGCACCATCAAGGCCAAGGCCGCGATCAAGGACTCCTCCCGGGTGCTGGGCTACCCCTTCTCGATGGGCGACCGGATCACCAAGGCGCTGCCGCCCGACGTGATGGGCAAGGGCATCCCGCTCGACGGCATCTTCGACTCCGGGCACCCCCGCTACGGCGAGGCGGGCGAGGTCCGGCAGATGTACGAGAACGAGCCGGACGTCAAGAAGGTCATCGACACCGCGAAGGGCATCGAGGGCCTGGTCCGCACCACCGGCGTGCACGCCTGCGCGGTCATCCTGTCCAAGACCCCACTGCTCGACCTGATCCCGCTGCACCGGCGGGACAAGGACGGCGTGATCATCACCGGCTTCGACTACCCCAGTTGCGAAGCCATGGGCATGATCAAGATGGACTTCCTGGGCCTGCGCAACCTGGGCATCATCGACCACGCGATGAAGGTCATCAAGGACAACCGCGGCATCGAGCTGACCACCGAGTCCATTCCGCTGGACGACACCAAGACCTACGAGCTGCTGGCCCGCGGTGACACCCTGGGCGTCTTCCAGCTCGACGGCGGGCCCATGCGGCAGCTGCTGAAGCTGATGGAGCCCACCCGATTCGAGGACATCGCCGCGGTGCTGGCCCTCTACCGGCCCGGCCCGATGGCGGCCAACGCGCACACCAACTACGCCCACCGCAAGAACGGCCGCCAGGCCATCGAGCCGATCCACCCCGAGCTCAAGGACCCGCTGGAGCCAATCCTCGGTACGACCTTCCATCTGCTGGTCTACCAAGAGCAGATCATGGCCATCGCCCGCCAGCTGGCCGGCTACACCCTCGGCGGCGCCGACGTGCTGCGCCGCGCGATGGGCAAGAAGAAGCCGGCCGAACTGGCCGCGCAGTGGCAGAAGTTCCACGACGGCATGCTGGGCAACAACTACTCGGAGGAGGCCATCAAGGCCCTCTGGGACGTCATGCTCCCGTTCTCCGGCTACGCGTTCAACAAGTCCCACACCGCCGGCTACGGGCTCGTCTCCTACTGGACGGCGTACCTCAAGGCGAACTACCCCGCCGAGTACATGGCCGCCCTGCTCACCTCCGTGGACGACGACAAGGACAAGGCGGCCGTCTATCTGGCCGACGCCCGCAAGCTCGGCATCAAGGTGCTGCCGCCGGACGTGAACGAGTCGGTGGCCGACTTCACCGCCGTCGGCGAGGACGTGCGCTTCGGTCTGAAGTCCGTCCGGAACGTGGGCACCAGCGTCATCGAGTCGATGGTCCAGAGCCGCAAGTCCAAGGGCAAGTACGCGTCCTTCACCGACTTCCTGCAGAAGTCCGAGATCAACGCGCTCAACAAGCGTGCCGTGGAATCCCTGATCAAGGCCGGCGCCTTCGACAGCCTCGGCCACACCAGGATGGGTCTGTCCGCCGCCCACGACACCGCGATCGACGCGATCATCCCGGTGAAGAAGGCCGAGGCGTACGGGCAGGACGACCTCTTCGGCTCGCTCGACGGCGGCGGCGACGCGGCGGCGCCGGGCTTCGGCCTGGACGTCGCCATCGGCGAGGGCGAGTGGCCGCGCAAGCAACTCCTCGCCATCGAACGGGAGATGCTCGGCCTGTATGTCTCCGCGCACCCGCTGGACGGCGCCGAGCACATCCTGACCCGCAACCGGGACACCTCCATCGCGGAGCTGCTCGGCTCGGGCCAGACCCAGGGCGTGGTCAAGCTCTCCGGCCTGATCACCGGGGTCGAGCGGCGGATGACCAAGCAGGGCAACGCCTGGGCGATCGTCTACCTCTCCGACCGTGACGCGTCGATCGAGGTGTGCTTCTTCCCGGCCTCGTACCAGCTGGTGCAGCACGCCCTGCTCGAAGACAGCGTGGTCGCGGTCACCGGGCGGATCAACGACCGCGACGGCTCGATCAACATCGCCGGTCAGGAACTGCTCGAACTGGACATCTCCTCGGCGGAGCACGGCGGCCGGCCCCCCGTGCAGCTCTTCATGCGGTCCCACAGGCTCAACCAGCCCGCGGTCGCCGAACTCAAGCGCATCCTGGCCTCGCACCCCGGTGAGAGCCCGGTCCGGGTACGAGTGCGCGGCCCGCAGAAGACGACCGTGTACGAGCTGGGCTTCCTGGTCAACCACGAGACGATCGCCTCGGAGATCAAGGGCAGCTTCGGCGCGGAGTCCTGGCTCGGCCTGGTCTGA